A single genomic interval of Deferribacter autotrophicus harbors:
- a CDS encoding ATP-binding protein — protein MKKLPIGIQSFEEIRTGNWYYVDKTIFVKKLVDEGKFYFLSRPRRFGKSLFLDTLRYAFLGKRELFKGLYLEDNWDWDTKYPVIKISFGAGVIKDAENLFNRFNSLLIDIAKDYSISYEKKGVSEQFFEAIEKVAEKFDQKVVVLIDEYDKPILDRIEDRETAIEIREELKNFYSVLKDADEFLKFVFITGVSKFSKVSVFSGLNQLNDITLDAEYSTICGYTQHDLETVFFDRLEGVNLDEVRRWYNGYSWLGESVYNPFDILLYLDKGEFRPYWFETGTPTFLIKLLAEKRFNIIEAEHLDVSEKVLGSFDIDAIYPENLLFQTGYLTIKDKKVINDRAIYTLSYPNREVKISFNDYFLSYLSQDTILTEKNKNRLYYAIDENDFDKLREIFRSFFASIPFDWYRKNELAGYEGYYSSIVYSYFVASGFNVVAEDTTNAGSIDLTVLYKDRAYIIEFKVVELSSEGNALQQIKEKRYYEKYVGKVKDIYLIGVEFSKSERNIVGFDVLTLTR, from the coding sequence ATGAAAAAGCTACCCATTGGAATTCAAAGCTTTGAAGAAATTAGAACAGGCAATTGGTATTATGTAGATAAAACAATATTTGTTAAAAAACTAGTGGATGAAGGAAAATTTTATTTCTTATCCCGTCCAAGAAGATTTGGTAAATCTTTGTTTCTTGATACATTAAGATATGCGTTTTTAGGTAAAAGAGAATTATTTAAAGGGTTATATTTAGAGGACAATTGGGATTGGGACACAAAATACCCTGTGATAAAGATCAGCTTTGGTGCAGGAGTGATAAAAGATGCAGAAAATCTTTTTAATAGGTTTAACTCTTTACTAATTGATATAGCTAAAGATTATAGCATTAGCTATGAGAAGAAAGGTGTTAGTGAGCAATTTTTTGAAGCAATAGAAAAGGTTGCTGAGAAGTTTGATCAAAAAGTAGTAGTTTTGATAGACGAGTATGACAAACCGATACTTGACAGGATTGAGGATAGAGAGACAGCAATAGAGATAAGGGAGGAGCTTAAGAATTTTTACTCAGTGCTCAAAGATGCTGACGAATTTTTGAAGTTTGTATTTATAACCGGTGTATCAAAATTTAGCAAGGTGTCAGTTTTTAGCGGACTAAACCAGCTAAATGATATAACCCTTGATGCAGAGTATTCCACAATATGTGGATATACGCAACATGATCTTGAGACAGTGTTTTTTGATAGACTTGAAGGTGTAAATCTTGATGAAGTAAGAAGGTGGTACAATGGCTATAGCTGGCTAGGAGAGAGTGTATATAATCCGTTTGATATACTTTTGTATTTGGATAAAGGGGAATTTCGCCCTTATTGGTTTGAGACAGGGACACCGACATTTCTGATAAAATTGTTAGCAGAAAAGAGATTTAATATAATTGAAGCGGAGCATCTTGATGTAAGTGAAAAGGTATTGGGTTCTTTTGATATAGATGCGATATATCCGGAGAATTTGCTATTTCAGACTGGCTATCTGACAATCAAAGATAAAAAGGTAATAAATGATAGAGCGATATATACTTTGAGTTATCCTAATAGAGAGGTAAAGATAAGTTTTAATGATTATTTTTTAAGCTATCTGTCTCAGGATACGATACTTACTGAGAAGAATAAAAACAGGCTTTATTATGCGATAGATGAGAATGATTTTGATAAGTTAAGAGAGATATTTAGAAGTTTTTTTGCATCAATTCCTTTTGACTGGTACAGGAAGAATGAGCTTGCTGGTTATGAGGGGTATTATTCGAGTATAGTGTATTCTTATTTTGTGGCAAGTGGGTTTAATGTAGTGGCAGAAGATACGACGAATGCTGGTAGTATAGATCTTACAGTTTTATATAAAGACAGAGCATACATAATAGAATTTAAAGTAGTGGAGCTATCATCAGAAGGCAATGCGCTGCAGCAGATAAAAGAGAAGAGATACTATGAGAAGTATGTTGGTAAGGTTAAGGATATCTACCTAATAGGTGTGGAGTTTAGCAAAAGTGAGAGGAATATAGTTGGGTTTGATGTGTTGACGTTAACACGTTAG
- a CDS encoding STT3 domain-containing protein, whose product MTNKNGLFFLFLFLVVAIFFYSAFVRYNQYSEWKKKKNLYFVEKYPAMTTLDAYYWLRYAKEYDKGIYKSDNDTLRYYPDSQKRRKPIPLLSFLVAKFSSFTGGNYYYAGLYLIPILASLFIIPLSIYFYLVGFPFGGLVGSFVGAFSYMYFVRSSMGRVDTDLLNIFFPALASLFIYLFGRKNRK is encoded by the coding sequence GTGACAAATAAAAATGGGTTATTTTTTCTTTTTTTATTTCTTGTTGTTGCAATTTTCTTTTATTCAGCGTTTGTGAGATATAATCAGTACAGTGAATGGAAAAAGAAGAAAAATTTATATTTTGTAGAAAAGTATCCTGCTATGACCACCCTAGATGCATATTACTGGCTGAGATATGCAAAAGAGTATGATAAAGGCATATATAAAAGTGATAATGATACTCTGCGCTATTATCCGGACAGTCAAAAAAGGCGGAAGCCAATTCCTTTACTTAGTTTTTTGGTTGCAAAATTTTCTTCATTTACAGGTGGCAATTACTATTATGCTGGTCTTTATTTGATTCCAATCCTGGCATCCCTTTTTATCATACCTTTGTCTATTTACTTTTATTTAGTAGGTTTTCCTTTTGGTGGGCTTGTAGGTAGCTTTGTAGGTGCTTTCAGTTATATGTATTTTGTAAGAAGCTCTATGGGGCGTGTTGATACAGACCTTTTAAATATATTTTTTCCTGCACTTGCGTCGTTATTTATTTATTTATTTGGCAGGAAAAACAGAAAATGA
- a CDS encoding four helix bundle protein — MKIERFEDIKAWKEARELAKIVYENFKDIKDYGFKDQIQRAAVSIMSNIAEGFDRHSNKDFIHFLVIARGSVSEVKSLLYVALDNEYIDSKMFEKLYNHCNKIANLINGFIRYLRNSSRSC, encoded by the coding sequence ATGAAGATTGAAAGGTTCGAAGATATTAAAGCGTGGAAAGAGGCAAGAGAACTTGCGAAAATAGTTTATGAGAATTTTAAAGATATTAAAGACTATGGTTTTAAAGATCAAATACAGCGAGCTGCTGTTTCAATAATGTCTAATATTGCTGAGGGGTTTGATAGACATTCGAATAAAGATTTTATTCACTTTTTAGTGATAGCCAGAGGTTCTGTTTCAGAGGTTAAAAGTTTGTTGTATGTTGCATTAGATAATGAATATATTGACTCTAAGATGTTTGAAAAATTGTACAATCATTGTAATAAAATAGCAAATTTAATTAATGGGTTTATTAGATACTTAAGAAACTCATCAAGATCATGCTAA
- a CDS encoding FAD-dependent oxidoreductase, whose protein sequence is MSKVARIDGIVNGKRISTQKLLQEIYKKLDEGYTEFEVFGCGHHDIGGPLWDKEGRPLKFKITNPGQRVGSMGMLGTQIIIEGSAPADVGWLNAGAEIILKGDGGDTTAHCAATGKIYVAGRVGTRSGALMKHDPKFPPPEFWVLKNTGSFSFEFMGGGIAVVCGYDCEGYESVLGKRSCVGMVGGTVYVRGPVKDLSDDVWLMDLNDADIDFLSKGLKEFLTKIDRMELYSELTDFSKWQKIVAKTYEERQLKLLIPVKDFREHKWVEGGIFGDLIDEDYYVANFVEKGDLRLKYPEWRNAKYSAPCEYNCPTYIPTQKRISLLRQGKTKEALELVLDYSPFPASVCGQVCPNLCMDECTRKYVDVPVRIKELGLLSKDVGFDIKPAEEKDKKVAIIGSGVSGLTAAWHLRKMGYKVDIYEKDKVVGGKLKQVIPSDRLNQKILETEIKRVLNTGVNVKTEIDVDKKLFEKLTKEYDAVIVAVGAHNPVILPVEGKERLVKGLDFLKAVNRGETPKVGKKVVVIGAGNAGMDVVLTAYKLGAEEVVALDIQKPAAFEKEIEHAKKLGAKILWPAYTEKIDEKGVYLKDGRFIEADMVIVSIGDRPDFSFLPSEYLDEKGKVRLNQYLQSEVNEKVFVAGDAIKLGLFTHAIGDGRKVALNIDRLLSGLPLDDFKKAPMIPQDKVKKEYYPLFNPMAVMEKEPEFEKDRCMSCGFCRDCEMCKDVCPEQAIVRIQNQDGTFEYYSDPTKCIGCGICAGVCPCGIWTMIDNVEKYLEA, encoded by the coding sequence ATGAGCAAAGTTGCAAGAATAGATGGAATAGTTAACGGCAAAAGAATTTCCACTCAAAAATTACTTCAAGAAATATATAAAAAACTTGATGAGGGTTACACAGAGTTTGAAGTGTTTGGTTGCGGCCATCACGATATTGGTGGCCCACTTTGGGATAAAGAAGGGCGTCCTTTAAAATTTAAAATTACAAACCCTGGTCAGCGTGTGGGCTCAATGGGGATGCTAGGAACTCAAATCATCATTGAAGGTTCAGCTCCTGCAGATGTAGGATGGTTAAACGCAGGTGCTGAAATCATCCTGAAAGGGGATGGTGGAGATACTACTGCCCACTGTGCTGCCACAGGTAAAATCTACGTTGCTGGACGTGTGGGAACACGTTCTGGAGCTTTAATGAAGCACGACCCGAAATTTCCACCTCCTGAATTCTGGGTTTTGAAAAACACCGGTTCTTTTAGTTTTGAATTTATGGGTGGTGGTATAGCTGTCGTATGTGGATACGATTGTGAAGGGTATGAATCTGTCCTTGGAAAAAGAAGTTGCGTAGGTATGGTAGGTGGTACTGTCTATGTAAGGGGACCTGTGAAAGACTTAAGTGATGACGTATGGCTTATGGATCTGAATGACGCAGATATAGACTTCTTGAGCAAAGGGCTCAAAGAATTTTTAACAAAAATCGATAGGATGGAACTTTATAGTGAACTAACAGATTTTTCTAAATGGCAGAAGATAGTTGCAAAAACATACGAAGAACGACAATTAAAACTTCTGATTCCCGTAAAAGATTTTAGAGAACACAAATGGGTAGAAGGTGGTATTTTTGGCGACCTTATAGATGAAGATTATTATGTAGCTAATTTTGTTGAAAAAGGCGATTTAAGACTAAAATATCCAGAATGGAGAAATGCGAAATATTCAGCACCGTGTGAATATAATTGTCCTACCTATATACCTACTCAAAAAAGAATTTCACTGCTCAGACAAGGAAAAACAAAAGAAGCACTCGAACTTGTTCTTGATTACAGCCCATTTCCGGCATCGGTTTGCGGCCAAGTTTGTCCAAATCTTTGTATGGATGAATGTACCAGAAAATATGTTGATGTCCCTGTCAGAATAAAAGAGCTTGGATTACTCAGTAAAGATGTGGGTTTTGATATAAAACCTGCAGAGGAAAAAGATAAAAAAGTGGCAATAATCGGTTCTGGTGTTAGTGGTCTCACTGCTGCATGGCATTTAAGGAAAATGGGCTACAAAGTGGATATATATGAGAAAGACAAAGTAGTTGGTGGAAAACTTAAACAGGTAATCCCTTCAGACAGATTAAACCAAAAAATACTTGAAACTGAAATAAAAAGAGTATTAAACACCGGTGTCAATGTAAAAACTGAAATAGATGTAGATAAAAAGCTTTTTGAAAAGCTTACAAAGGAATATGATGCTGTAATTGTTGCAGTAGGTGCACATAATCCAGTTATTTTACCTGTGGAAGGGAAAGAACGCCTTGTCAAAGGGCTTGATTTCTTAAAAGCTGTAAATAGAGGTGAAACACCAAAAGTCGGTAAAAAAGTTGTTGTAATCGGAGCAGGTAATGCAGGAATGGATGTGGTACTCACAGCTTATAAACTTGGCGCTGAAGAAGTAGTGGCTTTAGATATTCAAAAGCCAGCAGCTTTTGAAAAAGAGATAGAACATGCCAAAAAGCTCGGTGCAAAGATTTTATGGCCAGCTTACACTGAAAAGATCGATGAAAAAGGGGTTTATCTGAAAGATGGACGATTCATTGAAGCAGATATGGTCATTGTATCCATTGGAGATAGACCAGATTTCTCATTCCTTCCTTCAGAATATCTTGATGAAAAAGGAAAAGTAAGACTAAACCAATATCTACAGTCAGAGGTAAATGAAAAGGTTTTTGTAGCTGGTGATGCCATAAAACTTGGTCTTTTCACTCATGCCATAGGGGATGGTAGAAAAGTTGCATTAAATATAGACAGGTTGCTCAGCGGCTTGCCACTTGATGACTTTAAAAAAGCACCAATGATACCACAAGATAAGGTAAAAAAAGAATACTACCCACTTTTTAATCCAATGGCAGTGATGGAAAAAGAACCAGAATTTGAAAAAGATAGATGCATGAGTTGTGGTTTTTGTAGGGATTGTGAAATGTGCAAAGATGTTTGTCCAGAGCAGGCCATTGTTAGAATTCAAAATCAGGATGGTACTTTTGAATACTACAGTGATCCGACCAAATGTATAGGGTGTGGAATCTGTGCAGGAGTCTGTCCATGCGGTATCTGGACAATGATTGACAACGTAGAAAAATACCTAGAAGCCTGA
- a CDS encoding glutamate synthase-related protein, translating to MATMRVNELAKDDFFWQIEYKHDRCTLCGRCVAACPFKAIEARVERRRKVVSDDITPNPKVIFQTVPVIKQVVNEYNFCRGCGICEKVCPNDAIRPVRNPDHRFQAKYRSVTGDPFKRGGRNNLVTSARTLDKIKIGRISQMTDPSLDAQRHTFDLLAPFGRVLPPQEIPFEIKDGKLVEREHTPPVRWIYPIIIGDMSIGALSWRMWEALAIATAYLNEEAGIPIRMCTGEGGVPVRLLKSRYLKYMILQIASGHFGWNRIINAMPEMVEDPAGILIKIGQGAKPGDGGLLQAKKVAKHIQEIRGVPKADLLSPPNHQGLYSIEESVQKMFLSFNAAFKFRVPVAIKVAASATSVSVYNNLLRDPYNIVGGFFLDGIDGGTGAAHEISLDHTGHPIVSKLRDCYLAAVHQGKQGQIPLWAAGGMGKGWNLAADAFKMICLGANGIFTGKLMLQLAGCVGNDNGKCNACNTGLCPVGICTQNPILVKRLDIDKVAENIVNYFLSVDHELKKLMAPIGNSSLPVGRSDALIATDKAVADRLKIQYAC from the coding sequence ATGGCAACAATGAGAGTGAACGAACTGGCAAAAGATGACTTTTTCTGGCAGATAGAATACAAACATGATAGATGCACTCTTTGCGGTAGATGTGTTGCTGCATGCCCATTCAAGGCTATCGAAGCAAGGGTTGAGCGCAGAAGAAAAGTAGTAAGTGATGATATCACTCCAAATCCAAAAGTAATTTTTCAAACCGTTCCTGTAATAAAACAGGTTGTAAACGAATATAATTTTTGTAGAGGATGTGGCATCTGTGAAAAGGTGTGTCCCAATGATGCAATTAGACCCGTTAGAAATCCTGACCATAGATTTCAAGCAAAATATAGATCCGTTACAGGAGATCCGTTTAAAAGAGGAGGAAGAAACAACCTTGTAACATCTGCTAGAACCCTTGATAAAATAAAGATTGGCCGTATATCTCAGATGACTGACCCATCCCTTGATGCACAAAGACATACTTTTGACTTGCTTGCACCTTTTGGTAGAGTACTACCTCCTCAGGAGATACCATTCGAAATAAAAGATGGTAAGCTCGTGGAGAGAGAACACACCCCTCCTGTAAGATGGATATATCCCATTATAATTGGGGATATGTCCATCGGGGCTCTCTCCTGGAGAATGTGGGAAGCCCTTGCCATAGCCACCGCCTACCTGAATGAAGAAGCAGGGATTCCTATCCGTATGTGTACTGGTGAAGGCGGTGTACCAGTAAGACTTTTGAAATCTCGGTATCTAAAATATATGATTTTACAAATAGCCTCCGGTCATTTCGGATGGAACAGGATTATCAATGCCATGCCAGAAATGGTAGAAGATCCAGCAGGAATACTTATAAAAATAGGTCAAGGGGCAAAACCAGGTGATGGTGGTTTACTTCAGGCTAAAAAGGTAGCAAAACACATTCAAGAAATTAGAGGAGTACCAAAAGCAGACCTCTTGAGCCCTCCAAACCACCAAGGGCTCTACTCAATAGAAGAAAGTGTACAAAAAATGTTTTTATCCTTTAATGCTGCATTTAAATTCAGGGTACCTGTTGCTATAAAAGTGGCTGCAAGTGCCACAAGTGTATCTGTTTATAACAATCTTTTGAGGGACCCATACAATATTGTGGGTGGATTTTTCTTAGATGGAATTGATGGAGGCACAGGCGCTGCCCACGAAATTTCTTTAGACCACACAGGACACCCCATTGTCTCAAAACTCAGAGATTGCTATCTTGCTGCGGTACATCAAGGAAAACAAGGACAAATCCCCCTCTGGGCAGCTGGCGGTATGGGTAAAGGGTGGAATCTTGCTGCAGATGCTTTCAAAATGATATGTCTTGGAGCAAACGGTATTTTTACAGGAAAGCTCATGCTCCAACTTGCTGGGTGTGTGGGAAATGATAATGGAAAATGTAATGCCTGCAATACAGGCTTATGCCCTGTGGGTATATGTACACAAAACCCTATCCTTGTAAAACGTCTTGATATAGATAAAGTGGCAGAAAATATTGTAAACTACTTTCTCTCCGTTGATCACGAATTGAAAAAACTTATGGCTCCTATTGGAAACAGTTCACTACCTGTTGGTCGCTCAGATGCCCTTATCGCCACAGATAAGGCTGTAGCTGACAGACTAAAAATTCAGTATGCATGCTAA
- a CDS encoding glutamate synthase yields MCRIGAIKSKNYLHPSKALYLMRSQQKGHDNSGFAMVMQDLGGVFENYKDLPILSLACTDRGMKIADDILHEAGFVRMMQWTPEVHPRDWLKIEPMPNYIFEVVQYPKSYKYASKDEKEELLVDMRLKIRQALEENHEGYVYSFWPDVITLKEIGDPTDIGEYFGLWEENDELKAKIITAQCRQNTNYDIVRYAAHPFFLQGYTALANGENTFYEKNKNFQEKLYKGYIGFESDSQCFLYTLHYIHKILKWPLIYYKHVITPLPFEDIEKREDREVLKKIRASLAHLEINGPNTIIGVLPDGTLFTCCDSKKLRPVVVGYTDDTVIITSEVTGINELLPERNWEKDIYPHEREMVVINNNLEVERWQQ; encoded by the coding sequence ATGTGCAGAATTGGTGCTATCAAATCAAAAAACTATCTACACCCATCAAAAGCCTTGTATTTAATGCGATCTCAGCAAAAAGGGCATGATAACTCAGGCTTTGCCATGGTTATGCAGGATCTTGGGGGAGTTTTTGAAAATTATAAAGATTTACCCATACTCTCTCTTGCATGTACTGATAGAGGGATGAAAATAGCTGACGATATACTTCACGAAGCCGGATTTGTAAGAATGATGCAGTGGACTCCTGAAGTGCATCCTAGAGATTGGCTTAAAATTGAACCTATGCCAAATTACATCTTTGAGGTAGTCCAATATCCAAAAAGTTATAAATATGCATCTAAAGATGAAAAAGAAGAGCTGCTTGTAGATATGCGTCTTAAAATCAGGCAAGCATTAGAAGAAAATCACGAAGGATATGTGTACTCATTCTGGCCTGATGTAATAACACTTAAAGAAATTGGTGATCCAACTGATATCGGTGAATATTTTGGTCTTTGGGAAGAAAATGATGAATTAAAAGCAAAGATTATTACTGCTCAATGTAGACAAAATACAAATTACGACATTGTAAGATACGCAGCACACCCATTTTTCCTACAAGGATACACAGCCTTAGCAAACGGGGAAAACACTTTTTATGAAAAAAACAAAAACTTTCAAGAAAAGCTTTACAAAGGATATATCGGTTTTGAATCAGATTCACAATGTTTTCTATATACCCTTCATTATATTCACAAGATATTGAAATGGCCTCTAATTTACTACAAACATGTAATTACACCTCTTCCATTTGAGGACATCGAAAAACGTGAAGATAGAGAAGTGTTGAAAAAAATCAGAGCTTCACTAGCTCATTTGGAAATAAATGGCCCAAATACCATTATAGGTGTACTGCCGGATGGTACACTTTTTACCTGCTGCGACTCTAAAAAATTACGACCAGTAGTTGTAGGATATACTGATGACACAGTAATCATTACCTCCGAAGTAACAGGAATAAATGAGCTTTTACCAGAGAGAAACTGGGAAAAAGATATCTATCCACATGAAAGAGAAATGGTGGTGATTAACAATAATCTGGAGGTCGAAAGATGGCAACAATGA
- a CDS encoding twin-arginine translocase TatA/TatE family subunit gives MSELILIMVIALIVIGPKKLPEVAKALGKGYAEFKKALNEFKEAVNVDLNDTSTQPKKKESLTEIYQSKWEEAILEEEETSSTNETSSAEEKNDDTKNS, from the coding sequence ATGTCTGAACTGATTTTGATTATGGTGATAGCTTTGATAGTTATTGGACCTAAAAAGTTGCCCGAGGTGGCAAAAGCCCTTGGAAAAGGGTATGCTGAGTTTAAGAAGGCGCTAAATGAATTTAAAGAGGCGGTTAATGTGGATTTAAATGACACAAGTACACAGCCAAAGAAGAAAGAATCTCTGACAGAGATTTATCAATCAAAATGGGAAGAAGCTATTTTAGAGGAGGAAGAGACTTCCTCCACAAATGAGACATCTTCTGCTGAAGAAAAAAATGATGATACAAAAAATTCTTAA
- the tatC gene encoding twin-arginine translocase subunit TatC, with amino-acid sequence MANVDEKLPLTAHLEELRSRLIKSLIVVLVVFIVCYSQSKYIFDFVTAPLVKVLPEKSSLAMIKLTEGFFTELKLSLMAAVFFSMPFILYQLWKFVAPGLYAHERRYIVSFVIVSSFLFFTGAVFAYYVVFPFGFQFFLSYAKGYVIANLSIQWYLSFVVRLIMGFGIIFELPVFTLFLAKMGIVTASMMRKYRRYAIVMIFIAAAILTPPDVFTQLMMAGPLILLYEISIFVAKIFGRKDEIKKEDIYE; translated from the coding sequence ATGGCAAATGTGGATGAAAAATTACCTTTAACAGCCCATCTTGAGGAGCTTAGAAGTAGACTTATTAAGAGCTTGATTGTTGTTCTGGTAGTTTTTATTGTATGTTATTCTCAGAGCAAATATATCTTTGATTTTGTAACAGCACCTTTGGTAAAGGTTTTACCAGAAAAATCTTCTCTTGCTATGATTAAGCTTACTGAAGGTTTTTTTACCGAGTTAAAACTTTCTTTGATGGCGGCTGTGTTTTTCAGTATGCCTTTTATTCTGTATCAGTTATGGAAATTTGTGGCTCCTGGTCTTTATGCTCATGAGAGAAGATATATAGTCTCTTTTGTGATTGTATCATCCTTTCTGTTTTTTACTGGTGCTGTTTTTGCATATTATGTTGTGTTCCCCTTTGGTTTTCAGTTTTTCTTGAGTTATGCAAAGGGGTATGTAATAGCCAATCTTTCCATACAGTGGTATCTTTCTTTTGTAGTAAGGCTAATTATGGGATTTGGGATAATTTTTGAGTTACCTGTTTTCACATTGTTTCTTGCTAAGATGGGGATTGTTACTGCTTCAATGATGAGAAAATATAGAAGATATGCCATTGTAATGATTTTTATAGCTGCTGCTATACTTACTCCTCCTGATGTTTTTACACAGTTGATGATGGCTGGGCCCCTTATTCTTCTTTACGAAATTAGTATTTTTGTTGCGAAGATTTTTGGCAGAAAAGATGAAATAAAGAAAGAAGATATTTATGAATAA
- the moaA gene encoding GTP 3',8-cyclase MoaA: MNKILVDKYGRKYQYLRISVTDRCNFKCKYCMPQHSFKMLSHNDILSYEDILFVVKTLAEVGIKKVRVTGGEPLVRKNITYLFRELGKIQGIQDITFTTNGSLLKKFAKDIYEAGVRRINISLDSLKKDRYEFITGGFDLEAIIDSIKYAKEVGFKPIKINVVAIKGFNDDEILDFCEFSAENDLNVRFIEFMPLESSMEWKKENIITGKEILEKISKKYELKHLEKENLSGPSDNYLLSNGAKIGIITPISNHFCATCDKLRLTADGKLRPCLLSDYEIDLKPAIINSDAELLLKLIQDSLHLKAEKHPVDCDLANKRFGRHMSEIGG; this comes from the coding sequence ATGAATAAAATATTAGTAGATAAATATGGTAGAAAATATCAATACTTGAGAATTTCTGTAACTGATAGATGTAATTTCAAATGTAAATATTGTATGCCTCAACATAGTTTTAAGATGTTGTCGCACAATGATATTCTGAGTTATGAAGATATCCTTTTTGTGGTGAAAACCCTTGCAGAGGTAGGGATTAAAAAAGTAAGGGTTACAGGCGGTGAACCTCTGGTTAGAAAAAATATAACCTATCTTTTTAGAGAGCTTGGTAAAATACAGGGTATCCAGGATATTACATTTACTACAAATGGTTCACTTTTAAAAAAGTTTGCTAAAGATATTTATGAGGCAGGTGTAAGACGCATAAATATTAGTCTCGATTCTTTAAAAAAAGATAGGTATGAGTTTATTACCGGTGGATTTGACTTGGAAGCTATAATTGATTCAATAAAGTATGCAAAAGAAGTCGGTTTTAAACCTATAAAGATTAACGTAGTTGCAATAAAAGGGTTTAATGATGATGAGATTCTTGATTTTTGTGAATTTTCTGCAGAAAATGATTTGAATGTAAGATTTATTGAGTTTATGCCTCTAGAAAGTTCGATGGAATGGAAAAAAGAAAATATAATTACCGGAAAAGAGATTTTAGAAAAAATTTCAAAAAAATACGAGTTAAAACATCTTGAAAAAGAGAATCTGTCGGGTCCATCTGATAATTATCTTCTTTCTAATGGTGCAAAGATAGGGATCATTACACCTATTTCTAATCATTTTTGTGCCACTTGCGATAAGCTTAGATTAACTGCAGATGGGAAGTTGAGACCCTGTTTACTCAGTGATTATGAAATTGATTTAAAACCTGCCATAATTAATTCTGATGCGGAATTGCTTTTAAAACTTATTCAGGATTCCTTACATTTAAAGGCTGAAAAGCATCCAGTGGATTGTGACCTTGCAAACAAAAGGTTTGGCAGGCATATGTCCGAAATTGGAGGATAA